The Bombus huntii isolate Logan2020A chromosome 1, iyBomHunt1.1, whole genome shotgun sequence genome contains a region encoding:
- the LOC126864053 gene encoding respirasome Complex Assembly Factor 1, whose product MSRSKPEKIGNGGKCELSVWTRAITANSEWPDKEEFLDVIYWARQAIGIIVGIGWGLIPLKGFIALLLFVLVNAGVTYLYFSNFQQIDEEEFGGIWELTKEGFMTSFAGFLVTWIIIYSGLHFD is encoded by the exons ATGTCACGTTCAAAACCTGAAAAGATTGGAAATGGTGGTAAATGCGAATTAAGTGTATGGACACGTGCGATAACAGCAAACTCCGAATGGCCGGATAAA GAAGAATTTCTTGATGTTATATATTGGGCTAGACAAGCAATTGGTATTATAGTTGGTATAGGATGGGGTCTTATACCTTTAAAAGGTTTCATAGCTCTACTATT ATTTGTATTAGTTAATGCAGGTGTTACATACCTGTATTTTAGTAATTTTCAACAAATTGATGAGGAAGAATTTGGTGGTATATGGGAATTAACTAAAGAAGGTTTTATGACATCATTTGCTGGTTTTTTG GTGACCTGGATCATTATATATTCAGGACTACATTTTGATTGA
- the LOC126864010 gene encoding EKC/KEOPS complex subunit TP53RK isoform X2, producing MYMLNNMNDFELIAQGAEARVYKGIYLGKLMLIKERFEKKYRHADLDKRLTKDRIKAECRAIIRAKAAGIATPAIYLANLERRCIYMEYIQDAIILKDFIDEKVSKETNDDRLLNFIAQGLGTIIAKLHSKNIIHGDMTTSNVLLKNIDEDHIGKYVANNFVIIDFGLARIEANVEDKAVDLYVLERSLLSAHSEVPLLFSKIFEIYQKHYNRTDKSQCKEIVSKYKEVQLRGRKRLMIG from the exons atgTTGAATAATATGAATGATTTCGAATTAATAGCACAAGGTGCCGAGGCACGTGTGTATAAGGGTATTTATTTAGGTAAACTAATGTTAATCAAAGAGAGAttcgaaaaaaaatatagacATGCTGATTTAGATAAGCGTCTCACAAAAGATCGAATAAAAGCTGAATGCCGTGCTATAATTCGTGCTAAAGCCGCAG GGATTGCAACACCAGCTATATATTTGGCAAATTTAGAGCGGCGGTGTATTTATATGGAATATATACAAGATGCAATAATACTAAAAGATTTTATCGATGAAAAAGTTTCAAAAGAAACAAATGATGATCGTTTATTAAACTTTATAGCGCAAGGACTTGGAACAATTATTGCTAAATTACattcgaaaaatataattcacgGAGACATGACTACCTCAAACGtacttttgaaaaatattgatgAAGATCACATTGGAAAATATG TTGCGAacaattttgttataataGATTTTGGTTTGGCTCGTATAGAAGCGAACGTAGAAGATAAAGCAGTTGACTTGTACGTTCTTGAACGATCATTACTAAGTGCACATTCAGAAGTACCTCTTTTGTTTTCAAAGATATTTGAGATTTATCAGAAACATTACAACAGAACAGATAAAAGTCAGTGTAAAGAAATTGTTTCTAAATATAAAGAAGTACAATTACGAGGACGGAAACGATTAATGATCGGTTAA
- the LOC126864010 gene encoding EKC/KEOPS complex subunit TP53RK isoform X3: MLNNMNDFELIAQGAEARVYKGIYLGKLMLIKERFEKKYRHADLDKRLTKDRIKAECRAIIRAKAAGIATPAIYLANLERRCIYMEYIQDAIILKDFIDEKVSKETNDDRLLNFIAQGLGTIIAKLHSKNIIHGDMTTSNVLLKNIDEDHIGKYVANNFVIIDFGLARIEANVEDKAVDLYVLERSLLSAHSEVPLLFSKIFEIYQKHYNRTDKSQCKEIVSKYKEVQLRGRKRLMIG; this comes from the exons atgTTGAATAATATGAATGATTTCGAATTAATAGCACAAGGTGCCGAGGCACGTGTGTATAAGGGTATTTATTTAGGTAAACTAATGTTAATCAAAGAGAGAttcgaaaaaaaatatagacATGCTGATTTAGATAAGCGTCTCACAAAAGATCGAATAAAAGCTGAATGCCGTGCTATAATTCGTGCTAAAGCCGCAG GGATTGCAACACCAGCTATATATTTGGCAAATTTAGAGCGGCGGTGTATTTATATGGAATATATACAAGATGCAATAATACTAAAAGATTTTATCGATGAAAAAGTTTCAAAAGAAACAAATGATGATCGTTTATTAAACTTTATAGCGCAAGGACTTGGAACAATTATTGCTAAATTACattcgaaaaatataattcacgGAGACATGACTACCTCAAACGtacttttgaaaaatattgatgAAGATCACATTGGAAAATATG TTGCGAacaattttgttataataGATTTTGGTTTGGCTCGTATAGAAGCGAACGTAGAAGATAAAGCAGTTGACTTGTACGTTCTTGAACGATCATTACTAAGTGCACATTCAGAAGTACCTCTTTTGTTTTCAAAGATATTTGAGATTTATCAGAAACATTACAACAGAACAGATAAAAGTCAGTGTAAAGAAATTGTTTCTAAATATAAAGAAGTACAATTACGAGGACGGAAACGATTAATGATCGGTTAA
- the LOC126864010 gene encoding EKC/KEOPS complex subunit TP53RK isoform X1 — translation MSPYEKMLNNMNDFELIAQGAEARVYKGIYLGKLMLIKERFEKKYRHADLDKRLTKDRIKAECRAIIRAKAAGIATPAIYLANLERRCIYMEYIQDAIILKDFIDEKVSKETNDDRLLNFIAQGLGTIIAKLHSKNIIHGDMTTSNVLLKNIDEDHIGKYVANNFVIIDFGLARIEANVEDKAVDLYVLERSLLSAHSEVPLLFSKIFEIYQKHYNRTDKSQCKEIVSKYKEVQLRGRKRLMIG, via the exons ATGTCACCCTACGAAAAA atgTTGAATAATATGAATGATTTCGAATTAATAGCACAAGGTGCCGAGGCACGTGTGTATAAGGGTATTTATTTAGGTAAACTAATGTTAATCAAAGAGAGAttcgaaaaaaaatatagacATGCTGATTTAGATAAGCGTCTCACAAAAGATCGAATAAAAGCTGAATGCCGTGCTATAATTCGTGCTAAAGCCGCAG GGATTGCAACACCAGCTATATATTTGGCAAATTTAGAGCGGCGGTGTATTTATATGGAATATATACAAGATGCAATAATACTAAAAGATTTTATCGATGAAAAAGTTTCAAAAGAAACAAATGATGATCGTTTATTAAACTTTATAGCGCAAGGACTTGGAACAATTATTGCTAAATTACattcgaaaaatataattcacgGAGACATGACTACCTCAAACGtacttttgaaaaatattgatgAAGATCACATTGGAAAATATG TTGCGAacaattttgttataataGATTTTGGTTTGGCTCGTATAGAAGCGAACGTAGAAGATAAAGCAGTTGACTTGTACGTTCTTGAACGATCATTACTAAGTGCACATTCAGAAGTACCTCTTTTGTTTTCAAAGATATTTGAGATTTATCAGAAACATTACAACAGAACAGATAAAAGTCAGTGTAAAGAAATTGTTTCTAAATATAAAGAAGTACAATTACGAGGACGGAAACGATTAATGATCGGTTAA